In a genomic window of Halalkalicoccus sp. CG83:
- a CDS encoding oligosaccharide flippase family protein: MDRDIIRGFLSILGGRVGRMVLSILVTPVLVRVLGSRGYGDYALAMSTMTLLMIVVNAGIFDGVRKYIAEARSFPDWEDLVFGFYARIAVLLVSVVVLALLGLTATGLIGRVFGQRFGTYFYVVAALLVGNQFYELVRGALMGFGQEHYSEPLVVLNKLLFCIVGVGLAYVGYGVEGVLVGHLVATVVVTVVGLVFLRRHLSLSFATRAVPSEFPRRELFSFNAFSVVLIFLTMSLYHVDILLLQPLSGSEQTGQYKAALVIAEFLWFVPMAIQLVLLQATSELWANEDVDRITHIAARATRYTLLLTVLLALGLAALADPFVPLYFGSEFAAAIDPLLLLLPGVIGFALARPIYAIGQGKGDLRILILATGVAALLNVVLNLLLIPRFGMYGAAVATSIGYGSMAGLHVWSARRIGFDPIADLRFGRIAVTAVGAAPVILGGAYLIPWPLLALAVVPPIGFAVYAGLAVRTGAVDALEVRRLLNRLPAPLARLDGFL, from the coding sequence ATGGACCGGGACATCATCCGTGGGTTTCTCTCCATTCTTGGCGGCCGCGTCGGTCGAATGGTGCTCTCGATCCTGGTGACGCCCGTTCTCGTCCGCGTCCTCGGCAGCCGAGGCTACGGCGACTACGCGCTCGCGATGTCCACGATGACGCTGCTCATGATCGTCGTCAACGCCGGCATCTTCGACGGTGTGCGCAAGTACATCGCTGAGGCACGATCGTTCCCCGACTGGGAGGACCTGGTCTTCGGGTTCTATGCCCGGATCGCGGTGCTGCTCGTGAGCGTCGTCGTGCTCGCGCTTCTCGGACTCACCGCCACCGGACTGATCGGCCGTGTTTTCGGCCAGCGTTTCGGGACGTACTTCTACGTCGTCGCCGCACTGCTCGTCGGCAACCAGTTCTACGAGCTGGTCCGCGGCGCCCTAATGGGGTTCGGCCAGGAGCACTACTCCGAGCCCCTCGTCGTTCTCAACAAACTGCTGTTCTGTATCGTCGGCGTCGGGCTCGCCTACGTCGGCTACGGCGTCGAGGGCGTGCTCGTCGGCCACCTCGTCGCGACAGTCGTCGTGACGGTCGTCGGGCTCGTCTTCCTTCGACGCCACCTCTCTCTCTCGTTCGCGACCCGAGCGGTACCATCGGAGTTCCCGCGCCGGGAGTTGTTCTCGTTCAACGCGTTCAGCGTCGTCCTGATCTTCCTGACCATGTCGCTCTACCACGTTGATATCCTCCTCCTCCAGCCGCTCTCGGGGAGCGAACAGACCGGTCAGTATAAGGCCGCCCTCGTCATCGCCGAGTTTCTCTGGTTCGTCCCGATGGCGATCCAACTCGTGCTCCTCCAGGCGACCTCGGAGCTGTGGGCGAACGAGGACGTCGACCGAATCACCCATATTGCCGCTCGGGCGACGCGCTATACGCTCCTGTTGACCGTCCTGCTGGCGTTAGGGCTGGCTGCGCTCGCGGATCCCTTTGTGCCACTGTACTTCGGCTCCGAGTTTGCCGCCGCGATCGATCCGTTGCTTCTCCTGTTGCCTGGCGTGATCGGCTTCGCGCTTGCTCGGCCGATCTACGCCATCGGCCAGGGGAAGGGCGACCTGCGGATCCTTATCCTAGCGACGGGCGTTGCCGCGCTCCTCAACGTGGTGTTGAACCTGCTGCTCATCCCCCGATTCGGGATGTACGGCGCGGCGGTCGCGACGAGCATCGGCTACGGTTCGATGGCCGGGCTGCACGTCTGGAGCGCCCGCCGGATCGGCTTCGACCCGATCGCGGACCTCCGGTTCGGCCGGATCGCCGTGACCGCGGTCGGCGCGGCACCCGTGATCCTCGGCGGCGCGTATCTCATCCCGTGGCCGCTTCTCGCGCTGGCCGTCGTGCCGCCGATCGGCTTTGCGGTCTACGCTGGCTTGGCCGTCCGAACCGGCGCGGTCGACGCCCTCGAGGTGCGGCGACTCCTCAACCGGCTGCCGGCACCGCTGGCTCGCCTGGATGGTTTCCTTTGA
- a CDS encoding O-antigen ligase family protein — translation MALSLLLIFTLPWRGAFQLGAVGTIGRAVGAVVAAVWGVNVLVRGEVRILSRLHLLLGALACWSALSYVWSIAPGLTLGTTLRYVLILGILVVIWDLYRRDVAIEYAFFAYVIGAYVLVGAVFIDLLVDSIGQTSRYTAFDLNPNIIARMLALGTPLAGYLLIRSTDSLLSSRAVRAINLLYFVLSGVAIMLTVARQGMIAYGIALAFLAFLCYQEYLRNADVSLPFDRTVLAAGGVVLLAVLVGAATLILVATNLLTRLLLTPMEVASGDFGGRAPIWEAGMTVFRQRPMLGHGSGTFMPAVEPFFAEGEVPIAAHNAFIQLGVELGLVGIAIYIAILVVAAVAIYRQHTRYRALWVSLFAILFVFILIEGIVANVVKYLVFTFALATAQSERNRKLQLGE, via the coding sequence ATGGCTCTCAGTCTCCTGCTGATCTTCACGCTCCCGTGGCGCGGCGCCTTCCAGCTTGGCGCGGTCGGCACCATCGGACGGGCGGTCGGAGCCGTCGTCGCTGCGGTCTGGGGCGTGAACGTGCTCGTCCGGGGGGAAGTGCGGATCCTCTCCCGGCTGCATCTCCTCCTCGGAGCGCTCGCCTGCTGGAGCGCGCTCAGCTACGTCTGGTCGATCGCGCCTGGCCTCACTCTGGGGACGACGCTTCGCTACGTGCTGATTCTCGGCATTCTCGTCGTCATCTGGGACTTATACCGACGCGACGTTGCGATCGAATACGCGTTCTTCGCGTACGTCATCGGCGCGTACGTGCTCGTCGGTGCCGTTTTCATCGACCTCCTGGTCGATTCGATCGGCCAGACGAGCCGGTATACGGCCTTCGATCTCAACCCGAACATCATCGCCCGAATGCTCGCTCTCGGCACCCCGCTCGCGGGTTATCTCCTGATCCGATCCACCGATTCGTTGCTCTCGAGTCGGGCCGTCCGTGCGATTAACCTCCTCTACTTCGTGCTGTCGGGCGTCGCGATCATGCTGACGGTCGCCCGGCAGGGAATGATCGCCTATGGGATCGCGCTCGCGTTCCTCGCGTTCCTGTGTTATCAGGAGTACCTCAGGAACGCCGACGTCTCCCTGCCGTTCGATCGAACGGTGCTGGCCGCCGGTGGCGTAGTGCTGCTCGCCGTGCTCGTCGGCGCAGCCACACTGATCCTCGTCGCGACGAACCTCCTCACGCGATTGCTGCTGACGCCGATGGAGGTCGCATCAGGCGACTTCGGCGGGCGCGCTCCGATCTGGGAAGCCGGGATGACGGTCTTCCGACAACGACCGATGCTCGGCCACGGGAGCGGGACGTTCATGCCGGCGGTCGAACCCTTCTTCGCGGAGGGAGAGGTCCCCATCGCGGCGCACAACGCGTTCATCCAGCTCGGGGTTGAGCTCGGCCTCGTTGGCATCGCCATCTACATCGCCATTCTCGTCGTCGCCGCCGTCGCCATCTATCGGCAACACACTCGTTACCGTGCGCTCTGGGTGAGTCTGTTCGCGATTCTGTTCGTCTTTATCTTGATCGAGGGGATCGTCGCCAATGTCGTCAAGTATCTCGTCTTCACCTTCGCTCTGGCCACCGCACAGTCCGAACGAAACCGGAAGCTCCAGCTGGGCGAGTAG
- a CDS encoding glycosyltransferase yields MSEDTIDVLCLTSSMGIGGAEKQISVSSERLAEKGVDIRIVCLRPVGAMGEQLMDSQVDVVSLNIEKNYQLLYKFPRLLFLLFEKRPDIIHGHMYHSNVLSRLLSLLSPNAESVSTVHSTYETNGRGLPKTSGGDLPEVTIRERMYRATDVLSDLTTFVSESSRQRYIDINAVSERSSMVVYNGIDTQEFHRDSERRAAIRDRHGADEKFVWLAAGRFTNAKDYPTMIRAFGRLSAPDNELWILGDGELKPEVEREIQQEGVADRITLLGTTNDVPSYMSAADGFVLSSHWEGFGLVVAEAMACELPVVATRCGGPEEIVVDGETGHLCEARDPAALAAAMDRLRATKPAERNRMGRRGRRVIENRFDLEKIADQWKEIYRSLLG; encoded by the coding sequence ATGAGTGAGGATACTATCGATGTTCTCTGTCTCACCTCCTCAATGGGTATCGGCGGCGCTGAGAAACAGATCAGCGTCTCCTCTGAGAGATTGGCGGAAAAAGGAGTTGATATCCGGATCGTCTGTCTGCGTCCAGTAGGGGCGATGGGGGAGCAGCTCATGGATAGTCAGGTCGACGTCGTGTCCTTGAACATCGAGAAAAATTATCAATTATTGTATAAATTCCCTCGCCTGCTCTTCCTTCTCTTCGAGAAACGACCGGACATCATTCACGGGCATATGTATCACTCGAACGTACTATCTCGGCTGCTTTCCCTGCTCTCGCCGAACGCCGAGTCGGTATCGACGGTACATAGCACGTATGAGACGAACGGCAGAGGCCTCCCAAAAACGAGCGGCGGAGACCTCCCGGAAGTGACGATACGAGAACGCATGTATCGGGCGACGGACGTCCTGAGCGATCTGACGACGTTCGTGAGCGAATCGAGCCGGCAGCGGTACATCGACATCAACGCCGTCAGCGAGCGGAGCTCGATGGTCGTCTACAACGGGATCGACACCCAGGAGTTCCACAGGGATTCAGAGCGACGGGCGGCGATACGAGACCGACACGGTGCGGACGAGAAGTTCGTCTGGCTGGCGGCCGGGCGGTTCACGAACGCCAAGGACTATCCGACGATGATCCGTGCGTTCGGCCGGCTTTCGGCACCGGACAATGAGCTATGGATCCTCGGTGACGGAGAGCTGAAGCCGGAGGTCGAGCGGGAGATCCAACAGGAGGGGGTGGCGGATCGGATCACGCTGTTGGGAACCACGAACGACGTGCCGAGTTACATGAGTGCCGCGGACGGGTTCGTCCTCTCGTCACACTGGGAGGGGTTCGGTCTCGTCGTTGCGGAGGCAATGGCGTGCGAATTACCGGTCGTCGCCACGCGATGCGGCGGTCCCGAGGAGATCGTTGTTGACGGGGAAACAGGTCATCTCTGTGAGGCACGCGATCCGGCGGCGCTGGCCGCGGCGATGGACCGACTACGAGCGACGAAGCCGGCGGAGCGGAACCGAATGGGCCGACGGGGCAGACGGGTGATCGAGAACCGATTCGACCTGGAGAAGATCGCCGACCAGTGGAAGGAGATCTATCGGAGCCTGCTGGGCTGA
- a CDS encoding sugar transferase yields MFALATLGYFNWTYRLPRATLAITTAILLVVLPIWLVMVKSEYRTRNPQAIIVGDDPAQISRAANALKMPILGYLSPPINVDSESATPSPEMVLDGGAEVLLPPLKPLGGLSRLEQVLTDYDVTTVVLTFRTTDRGEFFGVLETCHEHGVEAEVLREHADSVLLSEETAGELVTVDLEPWDWQDRLLKRGFDVTFALTGVVLFAPLLGLIALAIKLDSPGPVFYGQKRTADLGSTFEVLKFRTMYAGSESVGPVDDEDNDRITRVGRLLRKSHLDELPQLWSILVGDMSVVGPRAVWIDEESLLEERAVEWRKRWFVKPGLTGLAQIHDASSTDPETKLRYDLEYIRRQSFWLDVKIVIHQIWMAMTDVVELVRNTDPKRR; encoded by the coding sequence ATGTTCGCGCTCGCGACATTGGGCTATTTCAACTGGACGTATCGACTCCCGCGCGCGACGCTCGCGATCACGACGGCGATTCTCCTCGTGGTCCTCCCAATCTGGTTGGTGATGGTCAAAAGCGAGTACAGAACACGGAATCCACAGGCAATCATCGTCGGGGACGATCCGGCCCAGATCAGCCGTGCAGCGAACGCGCTTAAAATGCCGATCCTCGGCTATCTCTCGCCGCCGATCAACGTCGACTCGGAGTCGGCGACACCGAGTCCGGAGATGGTGCTGGACGGCGGCGCGGAGGTCTTGTTGCCACCTCTCAAACCGCTCGGAGGACTGTCCCGTCTCGAGCAAGTTCTTACCGACTACGACGTCACTACCGTCGTCCTCACGTTCAGAACGACGGATCGTGGTGAGTTCTTCGGCGTCCTCGAGACCTGTCACGAGCACGGCGTCGAGGCGGAAGTGCTTCGCGAACACGCAGACAGCGTGCTGCTTTCGGAGGAAACCGCCGGAGAACTGGTGACGGTCGATCTCGAACCGTGGGACTGGCAGGATCGGCTGCTCAAGCGCGGGTTCGACGTTACGTTCGCGCTTACCGGGGTGGTGTTGTTCGCACCACTACTCGGGCTGATCGCGCTCGCGATCAAACTCGACAGTCCCGGACCGGTCTTCTATGGACAGAAACGCACGGCGGACCTGGGAAGCACCTTCGAGGTGTTGAAGTTCCGGACGATGTACGCCGGGAGCGAATCAGTCGGCCCGGTCGACGACGAGGACAACGACCGAATCACCCGCGTCGGCCGACTGCTTCGGAAATCCCATCTCGACGAGCTCCCCCAGCTCTGGTCGATTCTCGTCGGTGATATGAGCGTCGTCGGCCCCCGAGCGGTCTGGATAGACGAGGAGTCTTTGCTCGAGGAACGAGCTGTCGAGTGGCGAAAGCGGTGGTTTGTCAAGCCGGGATTGACCGGCCTCGCACAGATCCACGACGCTTCGAGCACCGACCCGGAGACTAAGCTCCGCTACGATCTCGAGTACATCAGACGGCAGTCGTTCTGGCTGGACGTGAAGATCGTGATCCACCAGATCTGGATGGCGATGACTGACGTTGTCGAACTGGTTCGGAATACGGATCCAAAACGTCGATAA
- a CDS encoding SDR family NAD(P)-dependent oxidoreductase, with amino-acid sequence MRILVTGGAGFIGGHIAERFTERGHDVTVLDNFEPYYNVGIKEHTVERCRELAEAGEGSYELVNDDIRDEDLVMDLVEDVDYVYHQAAQAGVRTSVDNPRKVTEINVGGTLNVLEAARMSDIERVVVASSSSVYGKPEYLPYDEDHPTTPVSPYGASKLATEQYARVYSEVYGLPTVSLRYFTVYGPRMRPNMAISNFVSRCLHDEPPVIYGDGSQTRDFTYVDDILWVNEQLLETDVADGEIVNVGSTDNIDIKTLAEEVRDQLAPELELEYGERNDADAEHTHADITKANELLGYEPTTTIREGVGEFIDWYRANEEWYDPLVRDS; translated from the coding sequence ATGAGGATCCTCGTTACGGGCGGTGCCGGTTTCATCGGCGGGCACATCGCTGAACGATTCACCGAGCGCGGGCACGACGTCACGGTTCTCGATAACTTCGAGCCGTACTACAACGTCGGCATCAAGGAGCACACCGTCGAGCGGTGTCGCGAACTCGCCGAGGCGGGCGAGGGAAGCTACGAGCTCGTCAATGACGACATCCGCGACGAAGACTTGGTCATGGACCTCGTTGAGGATGTCGACTACGTCTACCATCAGGCCGCCCAGGCGGGCGTGCGCACGAGCGTCGACAACCCGCGGAAGGTCACCGAGATCAACGTCGGCGGCACGCTCAACGTGCTCGAGGCCGCCCGGATGAGCGATATCGAACGGGTGGTCGTCGCGAGCTCCTCGTCGGTCTACGGCAAGCCCGAGTACCTCCCCTACGACGAGGACCACCCCACCACGCCGGTGAGCCCCTACGGCGCTTCGAAGCTCGCGACCGAGCAGTACGCCCGCGTCTACAGCGAGGTGTACGGCCTGCCCACCGTTTCGCTTCGCTATTTCACCGTCTACGGGCCGCGCATGCGCCCGAACATGGCGATTTCGAACTTCGTCTCGCGGTGTCTCCACGACGAACCGCCGGTCATCTACGGTGACGGTTCCCAGACGCGCGATTTCACCTACGTCGACGACATCCTCTGGGTAAACGAGCAGCTTTTGGAGACGGACGTCGCCGACGGCGAGATCGTGAACGTCGGCAGTACGGACAACATCGACATCAAGACGCTGGCCGAGGAGGTCCGCGACCAGCTCGCACCCGAACTCGAACTCGAGTACGGCGAGCGGAACGACGCCGACGCCGAGCACACTCACGCCGACATCACGAAGGCGAACGAACTCCTCGGCTACGAGCCGACGACGACGATCCGCGAGGGTGTCGGCGAGTTCATCGACTGGTACCGCGCCAACGAGGAGTGGTACGATCCGCTGGTCCGCGATTCGTAG
- a CDS encoding PRC-barrel domain containing protein, with protein sequence MCAQLTAEDEGKDVVNSDGEKIGVVQTIQAGTAHVHPDPGLTDEVKSTLGWGDADEDTYALDGHQIEAITDTEIQVQR encoded by the coding sequence ATGTGTGCACAACTCACTGCCGAAGATGAAGGAAAAGACGTCGTAAACTCCGACGGCGAGAAGATCGGCGTCGTCCAAACGATTCAAGCAGGAACGGCACATGTACATCCAGACCCTGGGCTCACTGATGAGGTAAAATCAACACTGGGATGGGGGGATGCAGATGAAGACACCTATGCTCTTGATGGTCACCAGATCGAAGCTATAACCGATACTGAAATCCAGGTTCAACGATAA
- a CDS encoding DUF7344 domain-containing protein, with protein sequence MYLETGETTRKKQMKRDIGRDESNNGSLSKDEIFYLLQNSRRRQALQMLLETNGTVEMGEMAEQIAAWEQGIAVDDIQSEQRQRVYIALYQSHLPKLVEYGLVSYDRSHGTVKQTPEIDQVISYLQDKESTGQRDGRMQKWIVVYGAITGVSISLIGLAWLAIGPISLLVDVGLGLVVTLLYASATIAMIADEYGSPI encoded by the coding sequence GTGTATCTCGAGACAGGTGAAACAACACGAAAGAAGCAGATGAAACGAGATATAGGCAGGGATGAGAGTAATAACGGCTCTCTCTCAAAGGATGAGATTTTCTATCTCCTCCAAAATAGCCGTCGGCGCCAAGCCCTTCAGATGCTTCTAGAGACTAATGGTACGGTAGAAATGGGTGAGATGGCAGAACAGATTGCTGCTTGGGAGCAGGGTATCGCCGTCGACGACATTCAGTCTGAGCAGCGCCAGCGCGTCTATATTGCTCTCTATCAGTCTCACCTACCGAAACTGGTTGAATACGGACTCGTTAGCTATGATCGGAGCCACGGGACTGTGAAGCAGACACCAGAGATCGATCAGGTAATTTCGTATCTACAGGATAAGGAGAGCACAGGGCAGAGAGACGGTAGAATGCAGAAATGGATAGTGGTCTATGGGGCTATTACCGGTGTCAGTATCTCACTGATCGGGCTTGCGTGGTTGGCTATTGGACCAATCAGTCTGCTGGTCGATGTAGGACTCGGGTTGGTCGTTACGCTTCTCTATGCTAGTGCAACGATCGCAATGATCGCTGATGAGTATGGTTCACCGATCTAG
- a CDS encoding polysaccharide deacetylase family protein, which translates to MIGGLSLTGCLDQASNLDPSDTVDSNDTEKNDTGDDPEDETENETERENETEEQTNERLSPPENGAVTFVYDDGPIEDYTKAFPVHQQFKAPATVGITSSWVGRENYMGIRHLEKLVDAGWEISSHTTDHLPIASFKIQEDIEADDREIDPTEIRHGHHEGKKVELTDGDHSVIRTVEGLGGETEDPHVVLTEAVGKPFKAGETVIRYPRETMHKTLFESKRKLEKYGFEVNTLLAPYDRFNEWSMEFVPEYYIGVANANYETRINSEGFNPFETQRYYFIENANRSAVESDLDEIADRGAFGVFGAHTVKDEVTQELIRETLEWVDERGIEVMTLRDGFAHFAEPQTSNK; encoded by the coding sequence ATGATCGGAGGGCTCTCTCTCACTGGCTGCCTTGACCAGGCCAGCAACCTCGACCCCAGCGACACGGTAGACTCCAACGACACGGAGAAGAACGACACTGGAGATGATCCCGAAGACGAAACAGAGAACGAGACAGAGCGGGAGAACGAGACCGAAGAGCAGACGAATGAGCGCCTCAGTCCCCCAGAAAATGGGGCAGTCACTTTTGTGTATGATGACGGTCCGATTGAGGACTATACGAAGGCATTTCCCGTTCATCAGCAGTTCAAGGCGCCTGCAACGGTCGGAATCACCTCGAGTTGGGTTGGCCGCGAGAACTACATGGGGATCAGACATTTAGAGAAGCTTGTGGACGCTGGCTGGGAGATCTCTTCTCATACAACCGACCATCTGCCGATTGCATCATTCAAAATTCAGGAAGATATCGAAGCCGACGACAGAGAGATCGACCCGACAGAGATTCGCCATGGCCATCACGAGGGAAAGAAGGTCGAACTTACGGACGGGGACCATTCGGTAATCCGAACGGTTGAAGGTCTCGGTGGTGAGACCGAAGATCCGCATGTCGTTCTTACTGAGGCGGTCGGCAAGCCGTTCAAAGCCGGTGAGACCGTGATCCGGTATCCCCGGGAGACTATGCACAAGACGCTGTTCGAGTCTAAACGCAAACTCGAGAAGTACGGATTCGAGGTGAATACACTGCTTGCACCGTACGATCGATTTAATGAATGGTCGATGGAATTCGTACCCGAGTATTACATCGGCGTAGCGAACGCGAACTACGAGACGCGGATCAACTCTGAAGGGTTCAACCCATTCGAGACACAACGGTACTACTTCATTGAGAACGCCAATCGTTCGGCTGTAGAATCGGATTTAGACGAAATCGCCGACCGGGGAGCATTCGGAGTATTCGGAGCGCACACGGTCAAAGACGAGGTAACACAGGAGCTGATCCGGGAGACGCTTGAGTGGGTAGACGAGCGGGGGATCGAGGTAATGACCCTTCGCGACGGGTTCGCTCATTTTGCCGAACCCCAGACTTCGAATAAGTAG
- a CDS encoding DUF7344 domain-containing protein — translation MTPSTDPVSQIFTVLRHRARRRILLTLNRQSESDEMEFRPADFVSNNAEQERFHRELYQVHFPKLEDSGFIDWDRDRDRITRGPRFEELYPFLDLLEDADEV, via the coding sequence ATGACACCATCCACGGATCCTGTGAGTCAGATATTCACTGTTCTTCGACATCGAGCTCGACGACGGATACTTCTCACACTGAATCGCCAATCAGAGTCCGACGAAATGGAGTTCAGGCCGGCGGACTTCGTGTCGAACAACGCGGAGCAAGAGCGATTTCACCGTGAACTCTATCAGGTGCATTTTCCCAAACTGGAAGACAGCGGCTTCATTGATTGGGATCGCGACCGAGATCGCATCACCCGCGGGCCACGTTTCGAAGAATTGTACCCGTTTCTCGATTTGTTAGAGGACGCTGACGAAGTTTGA
- a CDS encoding DUF4350 domain-containing protein: MRALRDLSYPRLLLYALAIVLGIGLIVGASTSGAAFGTYTHSWEGTSELRSEAQTAGAETIVATDTTEYEETPAEGTVAVAVAADEQYGPEDRARLDEFVRSGGTLVIADDVGETNQLLQEIGASTRIVGDPLRDEREYHRSPALPVATQTADHPYVSESDSFTLNYGTALAPNGADVLIQTSEYAYLDANRNQRFDEGETLGARPVMTTEEIGEGEVVVISDSSSLINVMLERPGNRAFVQQLFAAHDRVLIDQSQATDLPPLALSLLALRDSAILQLLFVSGLVGSVALLDRRPGWLRGVRARLGRPTEVERTEVTFQPDELRALLEAQHPDWDANRRERVMKVVMNQRKKGGKDD, translated from the coding sequence ATGCGGGCGCTTCGAGATCTGTCATACCCCCGTCTCCTGTTGTACGCCCTCGCCATCGTCCTCGGAATCGGACTCATCGTCGGCGCGAGCACGTCGGGGGCGGCGTTCGGCACGTACACCCACTCCTGGGAGGGGACGTCGGAGCTTCGCTCCGAGGCACAGACCGCGGGCGCCGAGACGATCGTCGCGACCGACACCACCGAGTACGAGGAGACGCCGGCCGAGGGGACGGTCGCCGTCGCCGTCGCCGCGGACGAACAGTACGGACCCGAGGACCGCGCTCGGCTCGATGAGTTCGTCAGAAGCGGCGGGACCCTCGTCATCGCCGACGACGTCGGAGAGACGAACCAGCTGCTCCAGGAGATAGGCGCGAGCACACGCATCGTTGGCGACCCGTTGCGCGACGAACGCGAGTACCACCGCTCGCCGGCGCTTCCGGTCGCGACCCAGACCGCCGACCACCCCTACGTGAGCGAGAGCGACTCGTTCACGCTGAACTACGGGACGGCGCTCGCGCCCAACGGCGCGGACGTACTGATCCAGACCTCGGAGTACGCCTATCTCGACGCCAACCGCAACCAGCGGTTCGACGAAGGTGAGACCCTCGGCGCCCGCCCGGTGATGACGACCGAGGAGATCGGCGAGGGTGAGGTCGTCGTGATCAGCGACTCGAGTTCGCTGATCAACGTCATGCTCGAGCGCCCCGGCAATCGCGCGTTCGTCCAGCAGCTCTTCGCCGCCCACGACCGCGTGCTCATCGACCAGTCACAGGCGACCGACCTCCCGCCGCTGGCGCTTTCGCTGTTGGCGCTTCGTGACTCCGCGATCCTCCAGCTGCTGTTCGTGAGCGGGCTCGTCGGCAGTGTGGCGCTGCTCGATCGTCGGCCGGGCTGGCTGCGGGGAGTTCGTGCCCGGCTGGGTCGCCCGACCGAGGTCGAGCGAACGGAGGTGACGTTCCAGCCCGACGAACTCCGCGCGCTCCTCGAGGCCCAACACCCCGACTGGGACGCGAATCGGCGCGAACGAGTGATGAAAGTAGTTATGAACCAGCGTAAAAAAGGTGGGAAGGATGACTGA
- a CDS encoding AAA family ATPase produces the protein MTDPATLYDTLREEMQTVLIGNDPIIEKFTVALLSEGHVLLEGVPGVAKTTMANLFARASGLEYGRIQMTPDVLPADVTGTHIYHEQSGEFSLQRGPVFKNVVVADEINRATPKTQSALLEAMQERTVTIEGETLSLPEPFIVLATQNPIEMEGTFELPEAQRDRFLFKLTVDLPDRAEESQLLDRFNTTPDLGPGTIRQVVEPTEIIEARETAANVHVDDRVKDYILDIVAATRDHDDIAHGTSPRASLALLDATKARAAIHGRDYVIPDDVKALVRPTFAHRLVMSTEAELGGVTAAEALDEIMTTVQPPGSDPEAEQEGVVSNAASDTASDGVRRKFR, from the coding sequence ATGACTGATCCGGCCACGCTCTATGATACCCTTCGTGAAGAGATGCAGACGGTTCTCATCGGCAACGACCCGATCATCGAGAAGTTCACCGTCGCGCTGCTCTCGGAGGGCCACGTCCTCCTCGAAGGGGTACCCGGCGTCGCGAAGACGACGATGGCGAACCTGTTCGCGCGAGCCTCCGGGCTCGAGTACGGCCGGATCCAGATGACGCCCGACGTGCTCCCGGCCGACGTGACGGGGACGCACATCTATCACGAGCAGTCGGGCGAGTTCTCGCTTCAGCGCGGCCCGGTCTTCAAGAACGTCGTCGTGGCCGACGAGATCAACCGCGCCACGCCGAAGACCCAGAGCGCGCTACTGGAGGCGATGCAGGAGCGAACCGTCACGATCGAGGGCGAGACGCTTTCCCTCCCGGAGCCGTTCATCGTGCTCGCGACGCAGAACCCGATCGAGATGGAGGGGACCTTCGAGCTGCCGGAGGCCCAGCGCGATCGCTTCCTGTTCAAGCTCACCGTCGACCTCCCCGATCGAGCCGAGGAGTCTCAGTTACTCGACCGGTTCAACACGACGCCGGATCTCGGCCCCGGGACGATCAGACAGGTCGTCGAACCCACCGAAATCATCGAGGCGCGCGAGACCGCCGCGAACGTTCACGTGGACGACCGCGTGAAGGACTACATTCTCGACATCGTGGCAGCGACGCGTGACCACGACGACATCGCTCACGGCACCTCCCCGCGGGCCTCGCTCGCGCTTCTGGACGCCACGAAGGCGCGCGCGGCGATCCACGGCCGCGACTACGTGATCCCCGACGATGTTAAGGCGCTCGTCCGCCCGACGTTCGCCCACCGACTCGTGATGTCGACCGAGGCGGAGCTGGGCGGCGTGACGGCGGCGGAGGCCCTCGATGAGATCATGACGACCGTCCAGCCGCCGGGCAGCGACCCCGAGGCCGAACAGGAGGGCGTCGTCTCGAACGCCGCCTCGGACACCG